In the Pseudonocardia cypriaca genome, one interval contains:
- a CDS encoding NAD-dependent epimerase/dehydratase family protein: MRIAITGSNGKIGRATTARLLADGHEVVGFDLDGPRGPGFTRVDLRDYGQALDALLGVTARHDGVDALVHLAAIPVNGLVPDATTFHHNMAVSFNVLFGAHRAGIKKIVYASSIIAMGFPFEEPPPYLPLDEGYTAANNTYGLVKVMEETMVGQLVRWDPQLSVTALRFTNVVGENEYGSFERAGELDYRRELLGSYVDARDAALAVSLAVEKAPPGFEAYAIAASDTGLTIPSAQLAAAWFPGVPLRKELGEFETLLSIDKAATRLGYVPRHLWRDR, encoded by the coding sequence CGCGCCACCACCGCGCGGCTCCTCGCCGACGGCCACGAGGTGGTCGGCTTCGACCTCGACGGACCGCGCGGCCCCGGCTTCACCCGCGTCGACCTGCGCGACTACGGCCAGGCCCTCGACGCGCTCCTCGGCGTGACCGCCCGCCACGACGGCGTCGACGCGCTCGTCCACCTCGCCGCGATCCCCGTCAACGGGCTCGTCCCGGACGCCACCACGTTCCACCACAACATGGCGGTCTCGTTCAACGTGCTGTTCGGCGCCCACCGGGCCGGGATCAAGAAGATCGTCTACGCCTCCAGCATCATCGCGATGGGGTTCCCGTTCGAGGAGCCGCCGCCCTACCTCCCGCTCGACGAGGGCTACACGGCCGCGAACAACACCTACGGCCTGGTGAAGGTCATGGAAGAGACGATGGTCGGCCAGCTCGTGCGCTGGGACCCGCAGCTCTCGGTCACCGCGTTGCGCTTCACGAACGTCGTCGGTGAGAACGAGTACGGGTCGTTCGAGCGAGCGGGCGAGCTGGACTACCGCCGCGAGCTGCTCGGCTCCTACGTCGACGCGCGCGACGCCGCGCTCGCGGTCTCGCTCGCGGTGGAGAAGGCCCCTCCCGGCTTCGAGGCCTACGCCATCGCCGCATCGGACACCGGCCTGACCATCCCGTCCGCGCAGCTCGCGGCGGCGTGGTTCCCGGGCGTGCCGCTGCGCAAGGAGCTCGGGGAGTTCGAGACCCTCCTGTCGATCGACAAGGCAGCGACGCGGCTGGGATACGTGCCCCGGCACCTGTGGAGAGACCGTTGA
- a CDS encoding DUF5060 domain-containing protein, whose protein sequence is MIERWGVFEARFPGSEAAAVEARFTHGDRAVRVPGFYDGDGTHVVRFSPDAEGEWSYSTTSGDAELDGRTGTFEVGPPSPRNHGPVGVAGTFHFAYADGTPYRPVGTTVYNWAHQPEDHYRETLESVAAAGFTKLRFLVFPQGGNHVGHVPDAFPFARDGDRWDVSRIDAAFFRRIDRAVRDLLDVGVQADVILFHPYDGGRFGLDGLTAEQDEVYLRHLVARLSAYRNVWWSLANEYDILDRPDERWDGVFRTLRDADPHTRLRSIHNWIRLYDHNKPWVTHVSLQNGSAVADFGRALLYRDTYRRPIVLDEIKYEGDTAERWGNLSARELVHRFWIATVSGTYASHGESYLVDGGTLSIVAGGRFRGESPPRLAFLRRILEEVDGAGLDPIDKWDDPTNTAGIPRQVYLQYLGLDAPPTWTFRLPQGVVGERLQVGDRFAVDVIDTWNTTVEPVGREFTLTSVERNDAWADGEPVALPAGEALALRIRRIDG, encoded by the coding sequence TTGATCGAGCGGTGGGGCGTGTTCGAGGCACGCTTCCCCGGCTCGGAGGCCGCCGCCGTCGAGGCCCGTTTCACGCACGGCGACCGCGCGGTGCGCGTCCCCGGCTTCTACGACGGCGACGGCACGCACGTCGTCCGGTTCTCGCCCGACGCCGAGGGGGAGTGGTCGTACTCGACGACGTCCGGAGACGCCGAGCTCGACGGCCGGACCGGAACCTTCGAGGTCGGACCGCCCTCGCCGAGGAACCACGGGCCGGTCGGCGTCGCCGGCACCTTCCACTTCGCCTACGCCGACGGCACGCCGTACCGGCCGGTCGGCACCACCGTCTACAACTGGGCGCACCAGCCGGAGGACCACTACCGCGAGACGCTGGAGTCGGTGGCCGCGGCAGGCTTCACCAAGCTGCGCTTCCTCGTGTTCCCGCAGGGCGGCAACCACGTCGGGCACGTGCCGGACGCGTTCCCGTTCGCGAGGGACGGCGACCGGTGGGACGTCTCGCGGATCGACGCGGCGTTCTTCCGGCGGATCGACCGCGCCGTGCGCGACCTGCTCGACGTCGGTGTGCAGGCCGACGTGATCCTCTTCCACCCCTACGACGGCGGACGGTTCGGCCTCGACGGCCTCACCGCCGAACAGGACGAGGTCTACCTGCGGCATCTCGTCGCTCGCCTCTCGGCGTACCGGAACGTGTGGTGGTCGCTCGCGAACGAGTACGACATCCTCGACCGCCCCGACGAGCGCTGGGACGGTGTGTTCCGCACGCTCCGGGACGCCGATCCGCACACGCGGCTGCGCTCGATCCACAACTGGATCCGCCTGTACGACCACAACAAGCCGTGGGTCACGCACGTGTCGCTGCAGAACGGGTCGGCCGTGGCCGACTTCGGCCGGGCCCTGCTCTACCGCGACACCTACCGCAGGCCGATCGTGCTCGACGAGATCAAGTACGAGGGTGACACCGCCGAGCGGTGGGGCAACCTGTCGGCCCGCGAGCTGGTGCACCGCTTCTGGATCGCCACCGTGAGCGGCACCTACGCGAGCCACGGCGAGAGCTACCTCGTCGACGGCGGCACGCTCTCGATCGTGGCCGGCGGCCGGTTCCGGGGCGAGAGCCCGCCCCGGCTGGCGTTCCTGCGCCGGATCCTGGAGGAGGTCGACGGCGCCGGCCTCGACCCGATCGACAAGTGGGACGACCCCACCAACACCGCCGGGATCCCGCGGCAGGTCTACCTGCAGTACCTGGGCCTCGACGCCCCGCCGACCTGGACGTTCCGCCTGCCCCAGGGCGTGGTGGGCGAGCGGCTGCAGGTGGGCGACCGGTTCGCCGTCGACGTGATCGACACCTGGAACACGACGGTGGAGCCGGTCGGCCGCGAGTTCACGCTCACCTCCGTGGAGCGCAACGACGCCTGGGCCGACGGGGAGCCCGTCGCGCTCCCGGCCGGCGAGGCGCTGGCGCTGCGGATCCGGAGGATCGACGGCTGA
- a CDS encoding MFS transporter — translation MTHDSPGLRSWLGLSVILGPVLLVSMDGSILFLAMPRISQALTPTADQALWILDIYGFAVGSLLIAFGNIGDRYGRLKLLMIGAAVFGIGSTGAAFAPSPELLVAARALMGVAGATLLPSALAVLSELFPDPRRRAQAIGIFAAAFAAGFAIGPILGGVLLERLWWGSVFLINLPVIAVFLVLAPVLLREVRATRPGRVDAAGVVLSTAGLLLTIYGLKHAAAEGLSVTAVAVGIAGLVLLVWFARRQRHLAHPLMEFSLFRDRVFTVAVITGLLPLAAWSATAYLSGIYLQSVLGLPVLDAALLAIPGAAVLTTSCIVTPVVVDRIGKRTALIVCHASIAAGLLFLLPVSVTGGIGWYVASTAVAGVGYGISFAVVADTAVGAVPIERAGSAGAIAETSNEIGNALGIALLGSLAALVFRLQGPDVAATLDETLQLPGLASATVEEAKTAFVTGLHVAAAAAALLHVALGALALRWLSGSPTAPPVPSMMER, via the coding sequence ATGACTCACGACTCCCCCGGCCTGCGGTCCTGGCTCGGGCTCTCGGTGATCCTCGGGCCCGTGCTGCTGGTGTCCATGGACGGCTCGATCCTGTTCCTGGCGATGCCCCGGATCAGCCAGGCCCTCACCCCCACGGCCGACCAGGCCTTGTGGATCCTCGACATCTACGGCTTCGCCGTCGGCTCCCTGCTGATCGCGTTCGGCAACATCGGCGACCGGTACGGCCGGCTGAAGCTGCTCATGATCGGCGCGGCAGTCTTCGGCATCGGCTCGACGGGAGCGGCGTTCGCGCCGAGCCCGGAGCTCCTCGTCGCAGCGCGGGCGCTGATGGGGGTGGCCGGCGCGACGCTCCTGCCGTCGGCGCTGGCCGTGCTGAGCGAGCTGTTCCCCGACCCGCGACGACGGGCGCAGGCGATCGGCATCTTCGCCGCGGCGTTCGCGGCCGGGTTCGCCATCGGCCCGATCCTCGGCGGCGTCCTGCTGGAGCGGCTGTGGTGGGGTTCGGTCTTCCTGATCAACCTTCCCGTGATCGCCGTGTTCCTCGTCCTCGCACCGGTCCTGCTCCGCGAGGTGCGCGCGACCCGCCCCGGGCGCGTCGACGCGGCCGGCGTCGTGCTCTCCACGGCCGGCCTGCTGCTCACGATCTACGGCCTCAAGCACGCCGCCGCAGAAGGCCTGTCGGTGACCGCGGTCGCCGTGGGCATCGCGGGCCTCGTGCTGCTGGTCTGGTTCGCGCGCCGGCAGCGGCACCTCGCGCACCCGCTGATGGAGTTCTCGCTCTTCCGCGACCGCGTGTTCACGGTGGCGGTCATCACCGGACTGCTGCCGTTGGCCGCGTGGTCGGCGACCGCGTACCTGTCGGGGATCTACCTGCAGTCCGTGCTCGGCTTGCCGGTCCTGGACGCCGCGCTCCTCGCGATCCCCGGCGCCGCGGTGCTCACCACCAGCTGCATCGTCACGCCGGTCGTGGTCGACCGCATCGGCAAGCGGACCGCGCTCATCGTCTGCCACGCCTCGATCGCGGCCGGTCTCCTGTTCCTGCTCCCCGTCTCGGTGACGGGCGGGATCGGCTGGTACGTCGCGTCCACGGCCGTCGCGGGAGTCGGCTACGGCATCTCCTTCGCGGTCGTCGCCGACACCGCCGTCGGCGCGGTCCCCATCGAACGGGCCGGCTCGGCGGGCGCGATCGCGGAGACCAGCAACGAGATCGGCAACGCCCTCGGCATCGCGCTCCTCGGCTCCCTCGCCGCACTGGTCTTCCGGCTGCAGGGACCCGACGTCGCGGCCACCCTCGACGAGACGCTCCAGCTCCCCGGCCTCGCATCCGCGACGGTCGAGGAAGCGAAGACGGCCTTCGTCACCGGCCTGCACGTGGCCGCCGCAGCGGCCGCCCTGCTGCACGTCGCACTCGGGGCACTCGCGCTCCGCTGGCTGTCCGGGTCGCCGACAGCGCCGCCGGTGCCCTCGATGATGGAGCGCTGA
- a CDS encoding helix-turn-helix transcriptional regulator: protein MESLGAFLKSRRDRVTPARIGLPTYGTARRVPGLRREELAQLAGMSAGYYTRLEQGQAETASEQVLDALARVLQLDEIETVHLHNLARQPAGRGLSEPPREEPHPRVLALLESLGDTTPAIVLGRRGDVLAWNRAGHALKAEHVAFDAPADPAHRPSIPRMFFLDPLTRDMHRNWDEVANAHVAFLRLTAGRYPTDARLAELIGELTMGSDEFATMWAAGDVADCTVGTMDLQHPTIGAVSVAYQVWLQPDSPDHRLEIYTPNDASSADALRLLAYQSRSG, encoded by the coding sequence GTGGAGAGCCTGGGAGCGTTCCTCAAGAGCCGTCGTGACCGCGTCACGCCGGCTCGGATCGGCCTTCCCACGTACGGGACCGCCCGCCGGGTCCCCGGCCTGCGACGTGAGGAGCTCGCCCAGCTCGCGGGCATGAGCGCGGGGTACTACACGCGGCTGGAGCAGGGCCAGGCCGAGACCGCCTCCGAGCAGGTCCTCGACGCTCTCGCGCGGGTTCTGCAGCTCGACGAGATCGAGACCGTCCACCTGCACAACCTCGCTCGGCAACCCGCCGGCAGGGGGCTCTCCGAACCGCCCCGCGAGGAACCCCACCCGCGGGTCCTCGCGCTGCTGGAGTCCCTCGGTGACACGACGCCTGCGATCGTGCTGGGCAGGCGGGGCGACGTGCTCGCCTGGAACCGCGCCGGTCACGCGCTCAAGGCCGAGCACGTCGCCTTCGACGCGCCGGCCGACCCGGCACACCGGCCGTCGATCCCGCGGATGTTCTTCCTCGACCCGCTCACCCGCGACATGCACCGCAACTGGGACGAGGTCGCGAACGCCCACGTCGCGTTCCTCCGGCTCACGGCCGGCCGGTACCCCACGGACGCGCGGCTGGCCGAACTGATCGGGGAGCTCACGATGGGCAGCGACGAGTTCGCGACGATGTGGGCGGCCGGGGACGTCGCCGACTGCACCGTCGGGACGATGGACCTGCAACACCCCACGATCGGCGCCGTGAGCGTCGCGTACCAGGTGTGGCTCCAGCCCGACAGCCCCGACCACCGGCTCGAGATCTACACCCCGAACGATGCGAGCTCCGCCGACGCCCTGCGGCTACTGGCGTATCAGAGCCGTTCCGGGTAG
- a CDS encoding oxidoreductase, producing the protein MTTDDDTPVWLITGCSTGLGRELARAVLERGWKAVVTARRPEQVADVVAGHEDRALALELDVTDAGRIAEVVEQAEATFGRIDVLVNNAGYGYLAAIEEGQDQEVRALFDTNVFGLVDLTRAVLPGMRGRRSGHIVNVSSLGGLVAFGATGYYHATKFAVEGLSESLAAEVAPLGIGVTIVEPAAFRTNWSGPSMQQSPVHIDDYADTAGARRATTLATYGHQPGDPARAADAIITAVGAAQPPLRLLLGRAAYDIASARLDSLRAGFDEWRDLTRGVDYPERL; encoded by the coding sequence ATGACAACCGACGACGACACCCCCGTCTGGCTCATCACGGGCTGCTCGACCGGCCTGGGCCGGGAGCTCGCCCGTGCCGTCCTCGAACGCGGCTGGAAGGCGGTCGTCACCGCCCGCCGGCCGGAGCAGGTGGCCGACGTCGTCGCAGGCCACGAGGACCGGGCGCTCGCCCTCGAGCTCGACGTCACCGACGCCGGCCGGATCGCGGAGGTCGTCGAGCAGGCCGAGGCCACGTTCGGCCGGATCGACGTCCTGGTCAACAACGCCGGGTACGGCTACCTCGCCGCGATCGAGGAGGGCCAGGACCAGGAGGTCCGCGCCCTGTTCGACACCAACGTCTTCGGGCTGGTCGACCTCACCCGCGCCGTGCTGCCGGGCATGCGCGGGCGGCGCAGCGGCCACATCGTGAACGTCTCGTCCCTCGGAGGGCTGGTCGCGTTCGGGGCCACCGGCTACTACCACGCCACCAAGTTCGCGGTGGAGGGTCTCTCCGAGTCCCTCGCGGCCGAGGTCGCCCCGTTGGGCATCGGGGTCACGATCGTCGAACCCGCCGCGTTCCGCACCAACTGGTCGGGCCCCTCCATGCAGCAGTCCCCGGTACACATCGACGACTACGCCGACACCGCGGGCGCCCGCCGCGCGACGACCCTGGCCACCTACGGGCACCAGCCGGGGGACCCGGCCCGCGCCGCCGACGCGATCATCACGGCGGTCGGGGCGGCGCAGCCACCGCTGCGGCTGCTGCTCGGCAGGGCCGCCTACGACATCGCATCGGCCAGGCTGGACTCCCTGCGGGCCGGCTTCGACGAGTGGCGGGACCTCACCCGCGGCGTCGACTACCCGGAACGGCTCTGA
- a CDS encoding helix-turn-helix transcriptional regulator has translation MAGDGATSEFGQAVRRWRDRASPAAAGLPGGRYRRAAGLRREELAQLAGISVDYVTRLEQGRASNPSAQVVDALARALRLSGTERAHLFRLAGLVPPGPQTVPTHITPSVQRMLDRMAGTPVAVYDASWNLLAANPAYAALMGDPAAWRGNERNGVWRYFFGLSRRVRHTPEAEGPFATAFVADLRAAAARYPADQALRRLVAELRADSARFAELWDTGAVGSHEASHKTIDHPHVGPVTLDCDILTVAGCDLRVMIYTAEPGTEDAERLALVTVLGTQTLVG, from the coding sequence GTGGCTGGTGACGGGGCGACGTCGGAGTTCGGGCAGGCGGTGCGGCGCTGGCGCGACCGGGCCTCCCCGGCCGCCGCCGGGCTCCCCGGCGGCCGGTACCGCCGCGCGGCCGGGTTGCGCCGGGAGGAGCTGGCCCAGCTGGCCGGGATCTCCGTCGACTACGTCACCCGGCTCGAGCAGGGCCGCGCCTCCAACCCGTCGGCGCAGGTCGTCGACGCACTGGCCAGGGCCCTGCGCCTGTCCGGCACCGAGCGCGCCCACCTGTTCCGGCTGGCCGGGCTCGTCCCGCCGGGACCGCAGACCGTGCCGACGCACATCACCCCGAGCGTCCAGCGGATGCTGGACCGGATGGCCGGTACACCGGTGGCGGTCTACGACGCGTCCTGGAACCTGCTGGCGGCCAACCCGGCGTACGCGGCGCTGATGGGCGACCCGGCGGCCTGGCGCGGCAACGAGCGCAACGGCGTGTGGCGGTACTTCTTCGGCCTGAGCAGGCGGGTCCGGCACACCCCCGAGGCCGAGGGGCCGTTCGCGACGGCGTTCGTCGCCGACCTGCGCGCCGCCGCCGCCCGGTATCCGGCCGACCAGGCGCTGCGGCGGCTGGTCGCGGAGCTGCGCGCCGACAGCGCCCGGTTCGCCGAGCTGTGGGACACCGGTGCCGTCGGGTCCCACGAGGCGTCGCACAAGACCATCGACCACCCCCACGTCGGCCCCGTGACGCTGGACTGCGACATCCTGACCGTCGCCGGCTGCGACCTGCGCGTGATGATCTACACCGCCGAACCCGGCACCGAGGACGCCGAGCGCCTGGCGCTCGTCACGGTGCTCGGCACCCAGACGCTCGTCGGGTAG
- a CDS encoding LacI family DNA-binding transcriptional regulator, producing MGRVTIRDVALRAGVAVGTVSHYLNHPDKVSDEKAERIRSAIDALGFVRNDAGRRLRLGTSTTVAYIAPDVSNPYFAAIAEGVEQRASERGLAVYIANSRRSREREDAYLELFEQQQVSGMLVASHGPIEDRLARIRSRGTPSVLVGQAAQSPEQPSLSIDDVMGGRLAAAHLIQLGRRRLAFVGGPFGVRQVADRLTGASDAVHADPQATLEVIDARDRTIRGGTEVGRTLLARPATTRPDAIFAVNDLLALGIMHVLVAGGVRAPEDVALIGYDDIEFAETSLIPLSSVRLPHEAFGFAAVDLLLEEIAGTVEERHLVFDPELVVRASTVSGQPSGSPRLAASAGTPP from the coding sequence ATGGGCCGCGTGACGATCCGCGACGTCGCGCTCCGGGCCGGGGTGGCGGTCGGCACCGTGTCGCACTACCTCAACCACCCCGACAAGGTGTCCGACGAGAAGGCGGAGCGCATCCGTTCAGCCATCGACGCCCTGGGCTTCGTCCGGAACGACGCAGGCCGCCGGCTGCGCCTCGGCACGAGCACGACCGTCGCCTACATCGCGCCGGACGTGAGCAACCCGTACTTCGCGGCGATCGCAGAGGGCGTGGAGCAGCGGGCGTCGGAGCGGGGCCTCGCCGTCTACATCGCCAACTCGCGCCGCAGCCGGGAACGCGAGGACGCCTACCTCGAGCTGTTCGAGCAGCAGCAGGTGAGCGGCATGCTGGTGGCCTCGCACGGGCCGATCGAGGATCGCCTCGCCCGGATCCGGTCGCGCGGCACGCCGTCGGTGCTCGTCGGGCAGGCCGCGCAGTCGCCGGAGCAGCCATCTCTGTCGATCGACGACGTGATGGGCGGGCGCCTCGCGGCCGCGCACCTGATCCAGCTGGGGCGACGCAGGCTGGCGTTCGTCGGCGGGCCGTTCGGCGTGCGGCAGGTCGCCGACCGGCTGACGGGGGCGAGCGACGCGGTGCACGCCGACCCGCAAGCCACCCTCGAGGTGATCGATGCGCGGGACCGGACGATCCGCGGCGGAACCGAGGTCGGCAGGACCCTGCTCGCCCGCCCGGCGACCACCCGGCCCGACGCGATCTTCGCGGTGAACGACCTGCTCGCGCTCGGCATCATGCACGTGCTGGTGGCGGGCGGGGTCCGGGCTCCGGAGGACGTCGCGCTGATCGGCTACGACGACATCGAGTTCGCCGAGACCTCGCTCATCCCGCTCAGCTCCGTGCGGCTGCCGCACGAGGCGTTCGGCTTCGCGGCCGTCGACCTGCTCCTGGAGGAGATCGCGGGCACCGTCGAGGAACGGCACCTCGTCTTCGACCCGGAGCTGGTGGTCCGGGCCAGCACGGTCAGCGGTCAGCCGTCCGGAAGTCCGCGGCTCGCCGCGTCAGCAGGTACACCGCCGTGA
- a CDS encoding CPBP family intramembrane glutamic endopeptidase: MTLSGSSTRSSALREAGVFLAICYALALAIAIALPRAGIAPLISILVPVVAVTITVLVMLPRGRRRAAWAEVGFGRPPWRPMVVGVVGSMAILALSYAIAAAVGVVRFVAPDGGIGGWLLELVLTLVVFGVVLLGEEIGWRGFLLLRFAAVMSGRRAVLAAGACQAAFHIPLLTLTTTYQAEGSRWIIVPMVMVTLTLAGVWYGWLRLWSGSIWPVSYAHSAFNSALQGGPRVVVATSPAAMAYTTTETGIVTLLIVLVTAVYLLTRRAADFRTADR; encoded by the coding sequence ATGACGCTGTCCGGCTCGTCGACGCGCTCGTCCGCCCTCCGCGAGGCCGGAGTCTTCCTCGCGATCTGCTACGCGCTCGCGCTGGCGATCGCGATCGCGCTTCCGCGCGCCGGGATCGCCCCGCTGATCAGCATCCTCGTGCCGGTCGTCGCGGTCACCATCACCGTGCTCGTGATGCTCCCCCGCGGCCGGCGGCGAGCGGCGTGGGCGGAGGTGGGGTTCGGGCGTCCGCCTTGGCGGCCGATGGTCGTCGGCGTGGTCGGGTCGATGGCCATCCTCGCCCTGAGCTACGCGATCGCCGCCGCAGTCGGAGTCGTCCGCTTCGTGGCCCCGGACGGCGGCATCGGAGGCTGGTTGCTCGAGCTGGTGCTCACGCTCGTGGTGTTCGGGGTGGTCCTCCTCGGCGAGGAGATCGGGTGGCGCGGGTTCCTGCTGCTCCGGTTCGCCGCCGTCATGTCCGGCCGCCGCGCCGTACTGGCCGCGGGCGCCTGCCAGGCGGCCTTCCACATACCGCTGCTGACGCTCACCACGACGTACCAGGCGGAGGGGAGCCGGTGGATCATCGTGCCGATGGTGATGGTGACGCTGACCCTCGCCGGAGTCTGGTACGGCTGGCTGCGGCTGTGGTCGGGCTCCATCTGGCCCGTGAGCTACGCCCACAGTGCCTTCAACAGCGCGCTGCAAGGCGGTCCCCGCGTCGTGGTCGCGACCTCGCCCGCCGCGATGGCCTACACGACGACGGAGACGGGCATCGTGACGCTGCTGATCGTCCTCGTCACGGCGGTGTACCTGCTGACGCGGCGAGCCGCGGACTTCCGGACGGCTGACCGCTGA
- a CDS encoding TauD/TfdA dioxygenase family protein: protein MVTERGTLDRAAGIEVRPVAGYIGAEIAGVDLAGDLDDAQVAAIRAAVLRWKVVFFRGQQLDHAGHVAFARRFGQPVVLARRGSASPTDFPEVETTADRLELGGRFGMEHDEWLQRRRHSLLRGWHCDHGARVDPPAATILRAEAVPPYGGDTTWSNLAAAYAGLSAPMREFVAGLRAEHRLGVGYQPRPGDDAYVRHLLDHQVASVHPLVRVHPETGERVLFVNGYYVEQIVDLSRAESRAVLDMLLEQAVRPDYTVRFRWEPGSVAFWDNRATIHLAPSDHAHLGLPRTMHRVMLAGDVPVGADGRPSEPITGSEAGRW from the coding sequence ATGGTGACGGAGCGGGGCACGCTGGACCGGGCGGCCGGGATCGAGGTGAGACCGGTCGCCGGGTACATCGGGGCCGAGATCGCGGGCGTCGATCTGGCGGGCGACCTGGACGACGCCCAGGTCGCGGCGATCAGGGCGGCGGTGCTGCGGTGGAAGGTCGTCTTCTTCCGCGGGCAGCAGCTGGACCACGCCGGGCACGTCGCGTTCGCCCGGCGGTTCGGGCAGCCCGTTGTGCTCGCCAGGCGCGGGAGCGCGTCCCCGACGGACTTCCCGGAGGTGGAGACCACCGCCGACCGGTTGGAGCTGGGCGGCCGGTTCGGCATGGAGCACGACGAGTGGCTGCAGCGCCGCCGGCACAGCCTGCTGCGCGGCTGGCACTGCGACCACGGCGCCCGCGTCGACCCGCCCGCCGCGACCATCCTGCGCGCCGAGGCCGTGCCGCCCTACGGCGGTGACACCACCTGGTCCAACCTGGCCGCGGCCTACGCGGGACTGTCCGCGCCGATGCGGGAGTTCGTGGCCGGCCTCAGGGCCGAACACCGGCTCGGCGTCGGCTACCAGCCCCGGCCGGGCGATGACGCCTACGTCCGCCACCTGCTGGACCACCAGGTCGCCTCGGTGCACCCGCTGGTGCGCGTCCACCCGGAGACGGGGGAGCGGGTGCTGTTCGTCAACGGCTACTACGTCGAGCAGATCGTCGACCTCTCCCGCGCCGAGAGCCGAGCCGTCCTGGACATGCTGCTGGAGCAGGCCGTCCGGCCCGACTACACGGTCCGCTTCCGCTGGGAGCCGGGCAGCGTGGCCTTCTGGGACAACCGGGCCACGATCCACCTGGCCCCCAGCGACCACGCACACCTCGGTCTCCCGAGGACGATGCACCGGGTGATGCTGGCCGGTGACGTGCCCGTCGGCGCCGATGGCAGGCCGTCCGAGCCGATCACCGGCAGCGAAGCCGGGCGCTGGTGA
- a CDS encoding glucarate dehydratase family protein gives MSPATARISRVTVTPVAFADPPLLNSVGVHEPSALRAIVRVATDEGLVGWGETSADDVHLERLGAVAAELPGHDAFETERLRQVVAGVLGSGTDGGDGVAGMITGASAVDRVFSPFEVACLDVQGRAIGRPVVDLLGGRVRDAVPYSAYLFYKWAAHPGADADEWGEALTPDQLVAQARRMIDGWGFPAIKLKGGVLPPDDEIEATRALAAAFPGVPLRLDPNAAWTPETGIRVAKALDGLVEYLEDPSPGIDGMARVAAEAPMPLATNMAVVAFDQLPPSVAAGAVQVVLSDHHIWGGLRRSQLLAGTCDTFGIGLSMHSNSHLGISLAAMTHLAAATPNLTYACDTHWPWKTEDVVRPGVLDFVDGGVAVPTGPGLGVEVDEDAVAALHEQYLRCGLRRRDDTGYMRRFQPDFERKLAFW, from the coding sequence ATGAGCCCTGCCACCGCCCGGATCAGCCGGGTCACCGTCACCCCGGTCGCGTTCGCCGACCCGCCGCTGCTCAACTCGGTCGGCGTGCACGAGCCGTCCGCGTTGCGGGCGATCGTGCGGGTCGCCACCGACGAGGGCCTGGTCGGCTGGGGCGAGACCTCCGCCGACGACGTCCACCTGGAGCGGCTGGGCGCCGTGGCGGCCGAGCTGCCGGGCCACGACGCGTTCGAGACCGAACGCCTGCGGCAGGTGGTCGCGGGCGTCCTCGGGTCCGGCACGGACGGGGGCGACGGCGTCGCGGGCATGATCACCGGTGCCAGCGCGGTGGACCGGGTCTTCTCGCCGTTCGAGGTGGCGTGCCTCGATGTACAGGGCCGGGCGATCGGGCGGCCGGTCGTCGACCTGCTCGGCGGCCGCGTGCGCGACGCCGTGCCGTACAGCGCGTACCTGTTCTACAAGTGGGCCGCTCACCCCGGCGCCGACGCCGACGAGTGGGGCGAGGCGCTCACGCCAGACCAGCTCGTCGCCCAGGCCCGCCGGATGATCGACGGCTGGGGCTTCCCAGCGATCAAGCTCAAGGGCGGCGTGCTCCCGCCCGACGACGAGATCGAGGCCACCCGCGCGCTCGCCGCAGCCTTCCCCGGCGTGCCGCTGCGCCTCGACCCGAACGCCGCGTGGACCCCCGAGACCGGCATCCGCGTGGCGAAGGCCCTGGACGGGCTCGTCGAGTACCTGGAGGACCCGTCACCCGGGATCGACGGCATGGCGCGGGTCGCGGCCGAGGCGCCGATGCCGCTCGCCACCAACATGGCCGTGGTGGCGTTCGACCAGCTGCCGCCCTCCGTCGCGGCCGGCGCCGTGCAGGTCGTGCTCAGCGACCACCACATCTGGGGCGGACTGCGCCGCTCGCAGCTCCTGGCCGGCACCTGCGACACGTTCGGCATCGGCCTCTCGATGCATTCGAACTCCCACCTGGGCATCTCGCTCGCCGCGATGACCCACCTGGCCGCCGCCACCCCGAACCTCACATACGCCTGCGACACGCACTGGCCGTGGAAGACCGAGGACGTCGTGCGGCCGGGCGTGCTGGATTTCGTCGACGGCGGGGTGGCGGTGCCGACCGGGCCGGGGTTGGGGGTCGAGGTCGACGAGGACGCGGTCGCCGCCCTGCACGAGCAGTACCTGCGGTGCGGCCTGCGCCGCCGCGACGACACCGGCTACATGCGCCGCTTCCAGCCGGACTTCGAGCGCAAGCTCGCCTTCTGGTGA